The DNA sequence GTAGTTTCTGCCCTCAATTAAAAAATCCGGCCGCTAAAGCCGGATGCAAACTACCCGCACTTTAGCACATTTTGAAGCGGAGCAAAGGGCAAATCACCGCTTGTTTGAAGCGTTGCAGCCGGCAACGCAACGAACAGGCATATTTTCTGCGCGGCACCAAATCAGTCAAGGGAAATATCTGCCCCAGCCCTTAAGCTGGCTAATGGCCTTTGTTCTTTACCCCTGCCAATCATAGAAAACTCTCTTTGGGACAGGGTGGATTAAGCCGAAGGTTGTTTCCGCCTTCCGGCGTGTGGCCTGGCAGGAAAAGCGATGTAGTTTGGTCCTTAAGGCCCTTTATAGGGTTTCGGTCACGCCTCCCGCATGATGCCCGCATTTGATGCGAGAATCTCGCGGGAGGCGTGGGAGGGGGATGGAAGAAGGCGCTCAGGGCCTGGCTGGCAGGATCTTGTGGCGGTCAGGCGTTTTATAGCTCTCATACAAATCAAACTCTCTTTCAGATCAAGTGGGTAATCCGGTTGTTCGTGCCCGTAGGGCGCCATAACGATAGTGAGGGAGCGTAAGCCCCTCGTGCAAGGGGATAAACAAGACGGAAAGCCCCTTGCGGGTGAAAGAATGCAATCCCCGCGGCTCTGTGGTCCTCCGGGCTCGCCCACCCGGTTTGAAAGTGAGGCAACTCTCTGAGGCAGTTGAACATCCCGGGACCGCCAATGCCCCTATTTCATCAAAAGCATTTTACGGGTTTTTGATGTCTTTCCGGATTGAAGGCGGATGAAGTACACCCCTGAGGCTGCCTGCATGTTGAGCTTGTCTTTGCCATCCCACACAACTTGATGGAGTCCTGAAGGTTTGAGCCCTTCCACCAAAGTCCTCACCAACTGACCCTTCAGGTTATAAACCGAAAGGGTGATCTCTGAAGCCTCGGGGAGTATGTAGGAGATTGTTGTACTGGGGTTGAAAGGATTGGGGTAGTTTTGCATCAGCACAAGCTGATCAGGAACAGAAAGCACCGGATCGTCAATGGCAACCCAGGGCTCGGAGCCGAATTCATAGCAGCCCATATCTATCCTGCCATCCCAGATGCGCCAGTTTCCTGCCAAGTCATAGGGCAATAAACTCAATCCCGCGGCATCGGGAGTGCCGGCATTAATGCAGGGAGAGCCTGGCGCAAGGCGAAGATAATCCCCGCTGCCGGCACTGGTACCAGCGAACAGCAGACCCTCACTAAGATTGTGTTCCCCATAGTTTAAGCTATTGTAAGTTGATGTATTGTTAATGCTTACTTCGCCACCGCGAATGTAACTGTAGTCCACATCCAGATTACACGCGGATTGAAACTGCGAAGGTGCATACATTACGATTTCGTGCTCTGCGTCGGGATTGTAAAATATATTATTCCGCATGCTTACATCACCTATCAAGCCTACTGCTGCATCAGAGCCATAATTGTTATATAATGTGCAGTTTGAGATTTCTACGTTGCTGTAGTCGTTACTGGCAAACAATACCGCACGGTCATTGTTGGTTTTGATGTTGTCAAAAAGGCAATTGCTCACTCTGATATTCACCTCCTCAGTACCCCATGGATTCCACAAAGAGATACAAAAGGTATCTTGGTCGTTTTGCACACTCAAGTTGCTAACTTCATTGTTCTCAAAAGTAAACGAATCTTCAACCATGAAGCTTATTACGGCAAGACCTGTGAAAATAGGGTCATCGGACACATAAGTGGAATGGATATTCGTAAAGGTCGAATTGCTGATCTTTGAATCATGGACCCAATTAACATCTACAGCTATATGTGGGGTTGTGATATTCTTGATGACCAGCTTATTGATTACAACGTTTCTTGGTTCATCCATAAAAAATGCGCCATACTCACAAGCCTGGATATCTGATATCACTATATCATTCAGATGCAGATATTCTATATATGATGGGTTCATGTATGGCATTCTGTTGCTGGGGACACTTTCTGTCATAGTGAAACCGCTAATCGTGTTGTGTCTGGCTTTGAAGGAATGGATAAAGCTCGGTATCCCTAACATGCAAACCGATGATGATGTCAACGTAACCAATTCCGATCCTGCTCCGATGAGATTGATGTGCGACTTGATCGGGATGGGGTATAGCTGTTCACCTTCACCCTCATCATACACACCCGGCAGTACATGAACAGTCTTTACGTCAAGGCTGTCGGAAGCTATCAGATGCATGGCTCTGGTAATGGTGCGCATTGGTTCATCCGGGCTGATACCGCTATTGTTATCATCCCCATTGGGGCTAACGTAAAAGTCGCGGTTTATTTCAGTGCGATGGGCTTGCTCTGCAAT is a window from the Candidatus Cloacimonadota bacterium genome containing:
- a CDS encoding T9SS type A sorting domain-containing protein yields the protein SLEAIAGDSTYISRTKIDGNRNGPCVAFLNAEQNATLRGFTLTNGTGYFTHDVVTMGGGVLISNTYMTGSTITLVNCNIHGNHAGMGAGVSSTNASLYLSGLNVHHNYGLASGGGIHIVGSSNVVPSIVFDPVNRCSVYENYGAAPVDISVFDIPANITIYLNIASINPPSTFYVGRHNNLSSLQQYHDTVIAEQAHRTEINRDFYVSPNGDDNNSGISPDEPMRTITRAMHLIASDSLDVKTVHVLPGVYDEGEGEQLYPIPIKSHINLIGAGSELVTLTSSSVCMLGIPSFIHSFKARHNTISGFTMTESVPSNRMPYMNPSYIEYLHLNDIVISDIQACEYGAFFMDEPRNVVINKLVIKNITTPHIAVDVNWVHDSKISNSTFTNIHSTYVSDDPIFTGLAVISFMVEDSFTFENNEVSNLSVQNDQDTFCISLWNPWGTEEVNIRVSNCLFDNIKTNNDRAVLFASNDYSNVEISNCTLYNNYGSDAAVGLIGDVSMRNNIFYNPDAEHEIVMYAPSQFQSACNLDVDYSYIRGGEVSINNTSTYNSLNYGEHNLSEGLLFAGTSAGSGDYLRLAPGSPCINAGTPDAAGLSLLPYDLAGNWRIWDGRIDMGCYEFGSEPWVAIDDPVLSVPDQLVLMQNYPNPFNPSTTISYILPEASEITLSVYNLKGQLVRTLVEGLKPSGLHQVVWDGKDKLNMQAASGVYFIRLQSGKTSKTRKMLLMK